A stretch of DNA from Dehalobacterium formicoaceticum:
CGCTATTATGTATGTCCTGGTAACCTTATCTACCGCTATTGCCCATCCCTGGCAGGAATTGCTGGGTGCCAGCCCCATTTGGGCTACCGGTCAGGCCATGACCGATATGTTAGGACCCATTGGATTGGCAATTTTGGTCGCGGGAGTATTAATGGGGATTTTTACAGGAATTAACGGATTTTACATGGCGTCCAGCAGATTGTTGTTCGGGATGTCACGGGCAAAAATTTTGCCGGAATGGTTTTCCAAAATTCATCCCAAGCATAATACCCCTTCCAATGCAGTACTCTTTGTGATGGTGATCGCCTTAATTGCACCCTGGTTTGGCCGGGCGGTAATTTCCTGGATCGTGGATATGTGTGCGGTAGGTACAGCGGTTGGTTACGGTTACACTGCTTTTTCTGCTTATATCCTAAGCGGTAAAGCCGGTAATGAAGAGGATAGAAAAGGACGTGCTTTCCATCTGTTTGGTTCCTTGGCTTCCTTGACATTTCTCGTCTTATTGTTGGTACCGGGCATGCCGGCCTTTTTATCCATCCCCTCCTGGGTGGCTTTGGGAGTATGGCTGGGACTGGGAGCGATCTTTTACCTGGTTAAAGTAGGTGAATACAAGAAAATTCCCGATAATGAATTGGATCAACTGATTCTCGGCGAAAATGCCCAGGCGATTCGTAAAAATTTCAACGGGAAAGCTAATGCAAAGATCAGCGTAGCCCCAAAGCAGGGCCGGACCAGATAGAGTGAATCTTCTATCAGTGGGGGTTTTTCGGACAAGCAGGGCGTGATCAATAATTTGCATATTATCAGGTAGATTTTTAATCCGCGGGAAGCTGGGAAACTCATTAAGGAACTAGTTACCACTATATCCAACCATTAACAGGATGGGGGGATTAGTGGTAATTAGTTTTTAGGAAAAAGAGACTTAAAAACAAGGATTTAATAAAATTATATCGAAACTATTTATGTTAGTAATAAGGAGGGAGTAATTTGGATTATACTAAAGACTATATCAAGGTGCGAAATTTTATTAATGGTGCATGGATTGAAGAAGCGGCCTGTGATCAGCTGACTATCTATAACCCATCTACCGGAGAGGCAATTGGAGAAGTTCCCTGTACCGGTCAGGAAAGGGTACAGGAAGCCATTGATGCTGCCCATACCGCCTATCAAACCTGGCGTAAGGAATCCGTCCACAAGCGGGTTTCCTATCTGTTTGAGCTGCGTAATAAGATGAAGGAATATGTGGAGGAATTGGCTTCGATCATTGCCGTTGACCAAGCGAAGCATATTGAGGATGCCCGGGGCGAGGTAAATCGAGTGATTCAGATTGTGGAGACGGCCTGTGCCATCCCCATGCTGACCCGGGGGGAAAAAATCGAAATCGGGGGCGGTATGGAGGGACAAATAGTGCGTAAGCCCTTAGGGGTGATCGCCGGGATTTCGCCCCATAACTTCCCCGCTTTGATTTTTGGCTGGTTCATTCCTTATGCTATTGGTACCGGGAATACCATTGTCTATAAAGCCAGCGAGCAATCTCCTTTATTTATGCAAAGAATGATGGAAATATTTCAAGAAATTGGACTGCCCCCGGGAGTGGTCAACCTGGTAAACGGAGATTATAATGTAGGAGAAAGCCTGATGGCCAGTCCTAAGGTGCGGGGGGTTTGTTTTGTCGGCTCCACCCCGGTGGGCAAGCATATTTCAGAGGTATGCGGTCGCGAAGGAAAGAGGGCCATGGTTTTGGCCGGGGCCAAAAATTCTCTGCTGGTGATGGAAGACGTGAAAATGGAGGGCTTTATCGGTCAATATCTTAATTCCTGCTATGGTGCCGCGGGGCAAAGATGTATGGCCGGCTCCGTAATTGCCGCTGTACCGGAAATTTATGACCAGGTCAAGACAGCCATGATCGAGGCAGCTCAAAAACTGAAGGTGGGGGACGCCACCGATCCCAGCGTTTTTGTAGGGCCGGTGATCTCTCAGAAACATTTGGACCGGGTTCTGGAATATGTGGAGCTTGGTCTAAAAGAAGGGGCTAATTTGGCTTTGGATGGCAGAAATCCACAGCTTCCGGAAAAAAATCAAGAAGGATATTTTATCGGTCCCACGATTTTATCGGAGGTTACACCGGAAATGCGGGTAGCTCAGGAGGAGATTTTCGGTCCTGTGGTTTCCCTGATGAAGGTGGACAATCTGGATCATGCCCTGGAAGTCATGAACAGCTCTCAATTTGGCAATGGGGGGGCCATTTTCACCCAAAACGGCTATTATACCCAAAAGTTCCTGGATGAGATTGAAGTAGGGATGGCCGGTGTCAATGTTGGGGTGCCTGCTCCTGTGCCCTATCTGCCCTTTGGCGGGACCAAGAACTCCATTTTCGGCAGCGGTATTAAAGCCCAGGGACAAGACGGTGTAGAGTTCTTCACCCAACGGAAGGTAGCCACCATTAAATATTTCCCGGAGGAGACTCATCAGGCGACACCAAAGGAAGAAGCGAGTAAAAGTGCATTTTAACCAGGGAGGTGTTGCTATTGACCTATACCAGACTGGCCACGGGTAAGCTCGGTGAAGATATGGCGGCAGCGGAGCTAAAGCAGCGGGGCTATCGCATTGTTTCCCGTAATTTCCGCTGTCGTCTGGGGGAAATCGACATCATTGGAGAACTGGATGGTCGACTCATTTTCATCGAGGTAAAGACCCGCACTTCGTTAGCTTTTGGCCTGCCCCAGGAAACGGTGCATTATCGCAAGCAGGAAAAAATCAAAAAGGTCGCCCAATTTTATCTTGCCGCAACCGGGCAATTTCAACGGGATATTGGTTTTTGTGTGGTGGCAGTGCAATTGGATCAGGAGGGAAAAGTCAAAAAAATCGAAGTTATCGAGGATGCCTTCTAATCCTAAAGTATTTTAAAGTATTTCTATATGCTGTTCATAACTCAATCACG
This window harbors:
- the mmsA gene encoding CoA-acylating methylmalonate-semialdehyde dehydrogenase, with amino-acid sequence MDYTKDYIKVRNFINGAWIEEAACDQLTIYNPSTGEAIGEVPCTGQERVQEAIDAAHTAYQTWRKESVHKRVSYLFELRNKMKEYVEELASIIAVDQAKHIEDARGEVNRVIQIVETACAIPMLTRGEKIEIGGGMEGQIVRKPLGVIAGISPHNFPALIFGWFIPYAIGTGNTIVYKASEQSPLFMQRMMEIFQEIGLPPGVVNLVNGDYNVGESLMASPKVRGVCFVGSTPVGKHISEVCGREGKRAMVLAGAKNSLLVMEDVKMEGFIGQYLNSCYGAAGQRCMAGSVIAAVPEIYDQVKTAMIEAAQKLKVGDATDPSVFVGPVISQKHLDRVLEYVELGLKEGANLALDGRNPQLPEKNQEGYFIGPTILSEVTPEMRVAQEEIFGPVVSLMKVDNLDHALEVMNSSQFGNGGAIFTQNGYYTQKFLDEIEVGMAGVNVGVPAPVPYLPFGGTKNSIFGSGIKAQGQDGVEFFTQRKVATIKYFPEETHQATPKEEASKSAF
- a CDS encoding YraN family protein, whose amino-acid sequence is MTYTRLATGKLGEDMAAAELKQRGYRIVSRNFRCRLGEIDIIGELDGRLIFIEVKTRTSLAFGLPQETVHYRKQEKIKKVAQFYLAATGQFQRDIGFCVVAVQLDQEGKVKKIEVIEDAF